Proteins encoded together in one Rhizobium sp. 11515TR window:
- a CDS encoding helix-turn-helix domain-containing protein, whose translation MAAELGGPLHLVSRAEAIDEISTLTGQNLRRLRTRRGYSLDRLAKISGVSRAMLGQIETGKSSPTVAILWKIAAALEVSCGSLIAEPHETALQVLTHAKAKVLSASDGRFQTRALFPYESERKVEFYELRIAPHHTETAEPHRSGTVENLVVSRGTVEVVAGRHAPQILGEGDAIIFEADVAHSYRNMTGNEAVLYLVTTYVEEVRG comes from the coding sequence ATGGCAGCTGAACTGGGTGGGCCGCTGCATCTGGTCTCCAGGGCGGAGGCAATCGACGAAATTTCGACATTGACCGGTCAAAATCTGCGGCGTCTGAGAACGCGGCGGGGCTATTCGCTAGATCGGCTGGCCAAGATATCGGGCGTCAGCAGGGCCATGCTCGGGCAGATCGAAACCGGCAAGAGCAGCCCCACGGTCGCTATCCTATGGAAAATCGCGGCCGCCCTCGAAGTATCCTGTGGCTCGCTGATCGCCGAGCCGCATGAAACGGCTCTGCAGGTGCTGACGCATGCGAAAGCGAAGGTTCTTTCCGCGTCCGACGGACGATTTCAGACCAGGGCGCTCTTTCCGTATGAGAGCGAGCGCAAGGTCGAGTTTTACGAGCTGCGAATTGCTCCCCACCATACTGAAACTGCGGAACCACATCGCTCAGGCACCGTTGAAAATCTCGTGGTATCGCGCGGCACTGTGGAGGTCGTTGCCGGCAGACATGCGCCGCAAATCCTTGGCGAAGGTGATGCCATCATATTCGAAGCGGATGTTGCCCATAGCTATCGCAACATGACCGGCAACGAGGCGGTGCTCTATCTGGTCACTACTTATGTCGAGGAAGTTCGCGGCTGA
- a CDS encoding LLM class flavin-dependent oxidoreductase, with protein sequence MPTEFISVTFPNASTELNPLENPALDPQFIERYARSLDDYGFNYTLIPYDSASFDPFTIGATVVAHTKNIKIIIALRPNTIYPTVAAKSLATLDQLSGGRVVVHFIAGGSDEEQAKEGDFLDKHQRYERQEEYIRILRRVWQSSEPFDFDGRYYQFKQFHSRVRPVNGTIPVSVGGSSDDAYRIGGALADIFGLWGEPLAETKQQIDRIYAEAARAGRKDRPRIWVTFRPIVAETDELAWAKAHRTLDLLKENRAKGLGKVPPSAPSPQNTGSQRLLEIASRGDVHDRALWYPTVTATNARGASTALVGSPRTIADSILDYVDLGADLISIRGYDNLNDAIDYGRYILPLVRADLAARETPRQAVA encoded by the coding sequence ATGCCGACCGAATTCATCAGCGTCACCTTTCCAAATGCCTCGACCGAGCTCAACCCTCTCGAAAATCCCGCCCTCGACCCGCAATTCATCGAGCGTTATGCCCGTTCGCTCGATGATTATGGCTTCAACTACACCCTTATTCCCTATGACAGCGCGTCCTTCGATCCCTTTACCATCGGCGCAACCGTGGTGGCGCACACGAAGAATATCAAGATCATCATCGCCCTTCGTCCGAACACAATCTATCCGACGGTCGCGGCCAAATCGCTGGCAACGCTCGATCAGCTGAGCGGCGGGCGCGTCGTGGTTCATTTCATCGCCGGCGGAAGCGATGAAGAACAGGCCAAGGAAGGCGACTTCCTCGACAAGCATCAGCGCTACGAACGGCAGGAGGAGTATATCCGCATCCTGCGACGCGTCTGGCAGTCGAGCGAACCCTTTGACTTCGATGGCCGCTACTATCAATTCAAGCAGTTCCACAGCCGCGTGCGTCCAGTAAACGGCACCATCCCGGTGTCGGTCGGCGGGTCGTCGGACGACGCCTATCGCATCGGCGGCGCGCTTGCCGATATCTTCGGCCTGTGGGGCGAGCCGCTGGCTGAAACCAAGCAGCAAATCGACCGGATCTATGCCGAAGCGGCACGCGCCGGGCGCAAGGATCGCCCGCGGATCTGGGTGACGTTCCGTCCTATCGTTGCGGAGACGGACGAGCTTGCCTGGGCCAAGGCGCATCGCACCCTCGATCTTTTGAAAGAAAATCGCGCAAAAGGTCTTGGCAAGGTGCCACCATCAGCGCCTTCGCCCCAGAATACCGGCTCGCAGCGCCTGCTTGAAATCGCCTCGCGCGGCGATGTGCATGATCGGGCTCTCTGGTATCCGACGGTAACGGCCACCAATGCTCGTGGTGCCTCCACTGCCCTGGTCGGTTCGCCGAGAACGATTGCTGACTCCATTCTCGATTACGTCGATCTCGGCGCGGATCTGATCTCGATCCGAGGCTATGACAACCTGAACGACGCCATCGATTACGGCCGCTATATTCTGCCCCTCGTCAGGGCGGATCTGGCGGCGCGGGAAACACCGCGACAAGCGGTCGCCTGA
- a CDS encoding TetR/AcrR family transcriptional regulator: MKISDHILTTAGTLFYKEGIRAVGIDRIVDEANVAKATLYRHFPSKDHLVAAYLTERHERVLLQLREVTSTATLQPRDQIALIFERLFEKADSPEFRGCAFALAVAEHGDSERVVSIAREHKNAVRDIFRSIMSAARCPTEQAASHMSLLYEGALATVAVGRDPHAVLVARDCALSVFDMATNQFIPSGRKAL; encoded by the coding sequence ATGAAAATATCAGATCATATCCTGACCACAGCCGGCACTCTTTTCTACAAGGAAGGCATTCGCGCCGTCGGTATCGACCGCATCGTCGACGAAGCCAATGTCGCTAAAGCCACGCTCTACCGACACTTTCCGTCCAAGGATCATCTTGTCGCGGCCTATCTGACCGAACGTCACGAACGCGTCCTTCTTCAATTGAGAGAGGTCACATCCACCGCGACGCTGCAGCCGCGTGACCAGATCGCCCTGATTTTCGAACGCCTGTTCGAAAAGGCCGACAGCCCGGAGTTTCGCGGCTGCGCCTTCGCATTGGCGGTTGCCGAGCACGGTGATTCCGAGCGGGTCGTCTCCATTGCCCGCGAGCATAAGAACGCCGTGCGCGATATCTTCCGTTCCATCATGTCGGCCGCAAGGTGTCCGACCGAACAGGCTGCCTCGCACATGTCTCTGCTTTACGAAGGGGCGCTGGCGACGGTTGCCGTCGGCCGCGACCCCCATGCTGTTCTCGTAGCGCGCGATTGCGCGTTATCCGTCTTCGATATGGCAACTAACCAATTCATCCCGTCTGGAAGGAAAGCTTTATGA
- a CDS encoding cystathionine beta-lyase yields MTRNNGPADPLGPNSVLVRAGHDPFDYHGFVNPPKVHASTVLFPDAQTMDRNAQKYTYATRGTPTTDALCDAVNELEGATGTVLVPSGLAAVTTALLAYLSPGDHALIVDSVYGNVRQFCDTMLSRFGIDVEYYDPSIGRGIETLFKANTKLVHTEAPGSNTFEMQDIPAIVEAAHRHDAVVTMDNTWATPLFFRPLDAGVDVSIQASTKYPAGHADVLMGTISANVKHWPALKRANGALGFCGTPDDAYQVLRGLRTMGVRLERHQASSLAVAKWLEGRSDVVRVLNPALESFPGHALWRRDFNGAGGVFSFVLAVDQTKDFKLKAQKFLDGLSLFGLGYSWGGYQSLALHVDLSDRRVAKVPVEGPLIRLQIGLEDVEDLIADLERAFTASSTV; encoded by the coding sequence ATGACCAGGAACAATGGCCCCGCCGATCCGCTAGGCCCGAACTCCGTGCTGGTGCGCGCGGGTCATGATCCCTTCGACTATCATGGCTTCGTCAATCCACCGAAGGTTCACGCATCGACGGTTCTGTTTCCGGATGCGCAGACGATGGATCGCAACGCGCAGAAATACACCTATGCGACGCGCGGCACGCCGACGACGGATGCGCTCTGCGATGCGGTCAATGAACTCGAAGGGGCGACCGGCACGGTTCTCGTCCCGTCTGGCCTAGCCGCCGTTACGACCGCGCTGCTGGCCTATCTGTCTCCCGGAGACCACGCGCTGATCGTCGATTCCGTCTATGGCAATGTCCGGCAGTTTTGCGACACCATGCTTTCGCGTTTCGGCATTGATGTTGAGTATTACGATCCGTCAATCGGCCGGGGCATTGAGACGTTGTTCAAAGCCAACACAAAGCTGGTTCACACCGAAGCGCCCGGATCGAATACCTTCGAGATGCAGGATATCCCTGCCATCGTTGAGGCCGCACATCGGCATGATGCCGTCGTCACTATGGACAATACCTGGGCAACGCCGCTTTTCTTCAGGCCCCTCGATGCAGGTGTCGACGTATCGATCCAGGCATCGACCAAATATCCCGCCGGTCATGCCGATGTGCTGATGGGCACGATTTCGGCCAATGTCAAGCATTGGCCGGCACTGAAACGCGCCAACGGAGCGCTTGGCTTTTGCGGCACGCCTGATGACGCCTATCAGGTTCTTCGTGGACTGCGCACCATGGGCGTTCGGTTGGAGCGCCATCAAGCAAGCAGCCTTGCGGTTGCCAAATGGCTGGAGGGACGAAGCGACGTCGTTCGTGTCCTTAACCCGGCTCTGGAAAGTTTCCCCGGGCACGCGCTTTGGCGGCGTGACTTCAACGGGGCCGGCGGGGTGTTTTCCTTCGTGTTGGCAGTCGATCAAACAAAGGATTTCAAGCTGAAGGCACAGAAATTTCTCGATGGGCTCTCGTTGTTCGGCCTTGGCTATTCCTGGGGTGGATATCAAAGCCTCGCTCTGCACGTCGATCTCAGTGATCGACGTGTCGCGAAAGTGCCGGTGGAAGGACCGCTCATCCGTCTCCAGATCGGGCTCGAGGATGTCGAGGACCTTATCGCTGATCTTGAACGTGCCTTTACTGCCTCCTCGACGGTTTGA
- a CDS encoding ketopantoate reductase family protein, giving the protein MTRYVIIGAGAVGASLAAQFELSGVDYALVGRGAQIRHIIDHGLVYQRPAGTRQIRLKAFDTTEPPSLRQEDILLLTVKSQDAAEALAFWAWRPLEHTEGLTASALPIVTFQNGLATEVAALRLFPNVYGASILTPARFTETGHVVVGGDPQVAIVTIGRYPQGSDEIAAKIVEDLSRSDYIAETTSDIKRWKAAKLLHNVRNVLELFDGAEDERATFSAGLVEEAETVLKAADYTFASPSERTVSIAHWKIAESAGIRPGQQSTWQSFTRGASSEVDYLNGEITLLGRLHGIATPYNRAAQEIAGSAAQQGGFTALLPFASLRRLAENYLSFSTPIPSRPKAHQTG; this is encoded by the coding sequence ATGACGCGCTACGTCATTATCGGAGCAGGCGCCGTGGGCGCCAGCCTTGCCGCGCAGTTTGAGCTTTCGGGCGTCGACTATGCTCTTGTCGGACGCGGCGCGCAGATCAGGCACATCATCGATCACGGCCTCGTCTACCAGCGGCCCGCCGGCACCCGGCAAATCCGGCTGAAAGCCTTCGACACGACTGAACCGCCATCGTTGAGGCAGGAAGACATCCTCCTGCTGACGGTGAAATCGCAGGATGCCGCCGAAGCCCTCGCCTTTTGGGCCTGGCGGCCACTCGAGCATACTGAGGGGCTGACCGCCTCCGCCCTGCCGATCGTCACGTTTCAAAATGGCCTGGCAACGGAAGTGGCAGCTCTTAGACTATTTCCGAATGTTTACGGCGCCAGCATCCTGACGCCCGCCCGCTTTACGGAAACCGGCCACGTCGTGGTCGGGGGCGATCCGCAGGTGGCTATCGTGACCATCGGCCGCTATCCGCAAGGCTCGGACGAGATCGCGGCCAAGATCGTCGAGGATCTTAGCCGGTCGGATTACATTGCCGAGACTACAAGCGATATCAAGCGGTGGAAGGCGGCGAAGCTTCTTCACAATGTGCGCAATGTGCTGGAGCTCTTCGACGGCGCAGAAGACGAACGAGCGACGTTCAGCGCGGGCCTTGTCGAGGAGGCCGAGACCGTTCTCAAGGCGGCGGATTATACATTTGCATCTCCTTCGGAACGGACCGTCAGCATAGCGCACTGGAAGATCGCCGAGAGCGCCGGCATCCGACCCGGCCAGCAATCGACCTGGCAGAGTTTTACGCGCGGCGCTTCAAGCGAAGTCGACTACCTCAACGGCGAAATCACCCTTCTCGGGCGTCTGCATGGGATAGCGACGCCCTATAACCGCGCCGCCCAGGAAATTGCCGGATCGGCGGCGCAACAAGGTGGCTTCACGGCGCTCCTTCCTTTCGCTAGTCTGCGCCGGCTTGCCGAGAACTACCTGTCTTTCTCCACCCCCATCCCTTCGAGGCCGAAAGCACATCAGACGGGCTAG